In one window of Amblyomma americanum isolate KBUSLIRL-KWMA chromosome 9, ASM5285725v1, whole genome shotgun sequence DNA:
- the LOC144103520 gene encoding uncharacterized protein LOC144103520 → MAGNGVAKIPDKPSKEHWPDGDLQLRLSPTIVGSLSSISCGTLLERDEGSDADCEEHRGSISPLDYLARAQADAEQPLDPASLNQSPPPAGAAWHYRYTRRPTALAGCCLLSTIGLVTLASVLFLAYMFIRHNEKVYALMWRLVAVVFGHIFRSD, encoded by the exons ATGGCCGGGAACGGCGTGGCCAAGATTCCTGATAAACCCAGCAAGGAACACTGGCCAGACGGTGACCTCCAGCTTAGGCTGTCGCCAACAATTGTGGGCAGCCTGTCAAGCATCAGCTGCGGCACATTGCTGGAGCGGGACGAAGGCAGCGATGCGGATTGCGAGGAGCACCGCGGGAGCATCTCGCCTCTGGACTACTTGGCCCGGGCTCAAG CTGATGCTGAACAACCACTAG ATCCGGCTTCACTGAATCAGTCCCCACCTCCCGCTGGAGCAGCGTGGCACTACCGCTACACACGCCGCCCCACCGCACTGGCCGGCTGCTGCCTGCTGTCCACCATAGGGCTCGTCACTCTTGCGTCGGTCCTCTTCCTTGCGTACATGTTCATCCGCCACAACGAGAAGGTGTACGCGCTCATGTGGCGGCTTGTGGCCGTGGTATTCGGCCACATCTTCCGCTCAGACTAA